A genomic region of Haliaeetus albicilla chromosome 8, bHalAlb1.1, whole genome shotgun sequence contains the following coding sequences:
- the ANO8 gene encoding anoctamin-8 isoform X1 — translation MPEPPVTAQDGDRPRRVPVGEERTEPAAPTGVLDKLFGKRLLQAGRYIMSHKAWMKTVPTENCDVLMTFPDTTDDHTLLWLLNHIRLGIPELIVQVRHHKHTRVYAFFVTATYESLLRGADEIGLRKPVKAEFGGGMRSFSCEEDYIYENIENELYFFTSQERQNIIRYWLENLRAKQGESLHNIHFLEGQPIIPELAARGVIQQVFPLHEQRILKRLMKTWVQAVCEAQPLDEICDYFGVKIAMYFAWLGFYTSAMVYPAVFGSILYTFTESDQTSQDICCVVFAIFNVIWATLFLEEWKRRGAEFAYKWGTLDTPAESIEEPRPQFRGIKRISPVTSAEEFYYPPWKRLLFQCLVSLPVCLACLSLVFLLMLGCFQLQEFVLSIQELPRIIRFLPKIVLAVIVTACDEVYKKIAYWLNDMENYRLQSAYEKHLIIKIVLFQFVNSYLSLFYIGFYLKDMERLKELLLIFSLSQSLVRQLKDALLPSILLHLHLSLIFFKGLLGFCWRLGVSKMLATLLITRQFLQNVREVSQPHLYRRLRRGDLNLCSLRQLAHAVLHLLAPHRHPPAPPEGSRGEKKCLNGGCGVPEEEEEEEERRESDSEEESALDCGLKLKKVSFIEKAERRGGEPGGPEDESFLEEGSPTMVEKGMDPASVFELCEDEEETEGPPGSPVKAAEPAVVPRAGRRRRTAESREEEDGEEEGRRRNRASWIDPPEENYSTQLTQAEVESCMKKYEDTFQDYQEMFIQFGYVVLFSSAFPLAAMCALVNNIIEIRSDAFKLCTGLQRPFGQRVESIGQWQKVMEAMGVLAIVVNCYLIAQCGQLQRLFPWLSPEGAIISVVVLEHFVLFLKYIIQVAIPDIPAWVAEEMAKLEYQRREAFKKHERQAQHHFQQQQRRKREEEERQRHAEYQARKERESSRDEAKPEAAGQDPAHEKSQSKGKGSGGTSHGSDKPKRPSSLLATNNVMKLKQIIPLQGKFLSGGTGAGSTATARSPQSPTGSENKLPGFLSFKFLKSPETKRDTGTEKVQSPTKPFNPGKLFNFGKSEGAGGNGTAATASPQPRPGPSADTGERLVPSKSHLNGVPEEGGREEPESRAEEESGGYKL, via the exons ATGCCCGAGCCGCCGGTAACAGCGCAGGACGGCGACCGACCCCGGCGGGTCCCGGTCGGAGAGGAAAGAACGGAACCGGCGGCTCCCACCGGCGTCCTGG ATAAGCTCTTCGGGAAGCGGCTGCTCCAGGCTGGGCGCTACATCATGTCCCACAAGGCCTGGATGAAGACGGTGCCCACGGAGAACTGCGATGTGCTCATGACTTTCCCCG ACACCACCGACGACCACACGCTGCTCTGGCTCCTGAACCACATCCGCCTTGGCATCCCTGAGCTCATCGTCCAGGTCCGGCACCACAAGCATACCCGTGTCTACGCCTTCTTCGTCACCGCCACCTACGAGAG ttTGCTGCGTGGGGCCGATGAGATCGGGCTGCGAAAGCCGGTGAAAGCCGAATTCGGTGGAGGCATGCGGAGTTTCTCCTGCGAGGAGGATTACATCTACGAGAACATTGAGAATGAGCTTTACTTCTTCACCTCTCAG GAACGGCAAAACATCATCAGGTACTGGCTGGAGAACCTGCGCGCCAAGCAGGGCGAGTCGCTGCACAACATCCACTTCCTCGAGGGGCAGCCCATCA TCCCAGAGCTGGCAGCCCGCGGCGTCATCCAGCAGGTCTTCCCCCTGCACGAGCAGAGGATCCTCAAGCGGCTCATGAAGACATGGGTGCAGGCAGTTTGTGAGGCCCAGCCGCTAG ATGAGATCTGCGACTACTTTGGGGTGAAAATCGCCATGTACTTCGCCTGGCTGGGCTTCTACACCTCGGCCATGGTGTACCCCGCCGTCTTCGGCTCCATCCTCTACACCTTCACTGAGAGCGACCAG ACCAGCCAGGACATCTGCTGCGTGGTCTTCGCCATCTTCAACGTCATCTGGGCCACCCTCTTCCTCGAGGAGTGGAAACGCCGCGGGGCCGAGTTCGCCTACAAGTGGGGGACGCTGGACACCCCGGCCGAGTCCATCGAGGAGCCCCGGCCCCAGTTCAGG GGCATTAAGAGAATCAGCCCCGTGACCAGCGCGGAGGAGTTTTACTACCCACCATGGAAGCGCTTGCTCTTCCAGTGCCTGGTCAGCCTCCCCGTCTGCCTCGCCTGCCTCTCCCTCGTCTTCCTCCTCATGCTGGGCTGCTTCCAGCTCCAG GAGTTTGTGCTGAGCATCCAGGAGCTGCCCCGGATCATCCGTTTCCTCCCCAAAATTGTCCTGGCTGTCATCGTCACCGCCTGCGACGAGGTTTACAAGAAGATTGCATATTGGTTGAACGACATGG aaaactACCGCCTGCAGAGTGCCTACGAGAAACACCTCATCATCAAAATCGTCCTG TTTCAGTTTGTAAATTCATACCTGAGTCTTTTCTACATCGGTTTCTACCTCAAAGACATGGAGCGGCTGAAGGAG CTCCTGCtcatcttctctctctcccaaaGCCTCGTGCGTCAGCTCAAAGACgctctccttccctccatcctcctccacctccacctCTCTCTCATCTTCTTTAAGGGCCTCCTGGGCTTTTGCTGGAGACTGGGAGTATCCAAA atgctggccacgctgctcaTCACCCGCCAGTTCCTGCAGAACGTCAGGGAGGTGTCGCAGCCCCACTTGTACCGCCGGCTGCGCCGGGGGGACCTCAACCTCTGCAGCCTCCGCCAGCTCGCCCACGCCGTCCTCCATCTGCTCGCCCCCCACcgccaccccccagccccccccgagGGGTCACGGGGGGAGAAGAAGTGTCTGAATGGGGGCTGCGGGGTGccggaggaagaggaggaggaggaagagcggCGCGAGTCGGATTCGGAGGAGGAGAGCGCCCTGGATTGCGGGTTGAAGCTGAAGAAGGTGAGCTTCATCGAGAaggcggagcggcgcggcggaGAGCCCGGGGGCCCCGAGGACGAGAGCTTTCTTGAGGAGGGCAGCCCCACCATGGTGGAGAAGGGCATGGACCCTGCGTCCGTCTTTGAGCTGTgcgaggatgaggaggagaccGAAGGTCCCCCCGGTAGCCCGGTCAAGGCGGCAGAGCCGGCGGTGGTCCCACGGGCTGGCCGGAGGAGGCGGACGGCTGAGAGtcgggaggaggaggatggtgaGGAGGAAGGGCGGAGGCGCAACCGGGCGTCGTGGATTGACCCACCGGAGGAGAACTACTCCACGCAGCTGACGCAGgcggaggtggaaagctgcaTGAAGAAGTATGAG gaCACCTTCCAGGACTACCAGGAGATGTTCATCCAGTTCGGCTACGTGGTGCTCTTCTCCTCCGCCTTTCCCCTGGCTGCCATGTGCGCCCTGGTGAACAACATCATCGAGATCCGGAGCGATGCTTTCAAGCTGTGCACGGGGCTCCAGCGTCCCTTCGGCCAGCGGGTCGAGAGCATCGGGCAGTGGCAG AAGGTGATGGAGGCCATGGGCGTCCTGGCCATCGTGGTCAACTGCTACCTGATTGCCCAGTGTGGGCAGCTCCAGCGCCTCTTCCCCTGGCTCAGCCCTGAGGGAGCCATCATCTCCGTGGTGGTGCTGGAG CACTTCGTCCTGTTCCTGAAGTACATCATCCAAGTGGCCATCCCCGACATCCCTGCCTGGGTGGCCGAGGAGATGGCCAAGCTGGAGTACCAGCGCCGCGAGGCCTTTAAG AAGCACGAGCGGCAGGCGCAGCAccacttccagcagcagcagcggcgcaagcgggaggaggaggagaggcagcgGCACGCCGAGTACCAAGCCCGCAAGGAACGTGAGTCCAGCCGTGACGAGGCCAAGCCCGAGGCCGCCGGGCAGGACCCGGCCCACGAGAAGAGCCAGAGCAAAGGGAAGGGCTCCGGGGGCACCTCGCACGGCTCCGACAAGCCCAAACGACCCAGCTCCCTCTTGGCCACTAACAATGTGATGAAGCTGAAGCAGATCATCCCTTTGCAGGGCAAATTCCTCTCCGGGGGGACCGGGGCTGGCAGCACGGCCACTGCCAGGTCCCCCCAGTCCCCCACCGGCAGTGAGAACAAACTCCCTGGCTTCCTCAGCTTCAAGTTCCTGAAATCCCCCGAGACTAAGCGGGACACAGGGACTGAGAAGGTCCAGTCGCCCACCAAGCCATTCAATCCCGGCAAGCTCTTCAACTTTGGCAAGTCCGAAGGGGCCGGGGGCAACGGCACCGCAGCCactgcctccccccagccccggcccggcccctcgGCGGACACGGGCGAGCGGCTGGTCCCCAGCAAGTCCCATCTCAATGGGGTGCCAGAGGAGGGGGGCCGAGAGGAGCCGGAGAGCCGGGCGGAGGAGGAGAGCGGGGGCTATAAACTCTAA
- the ANO8 gene encoding anoctamin-8 isoform X2 produces MPEPPVTAQDGDRPRRVPVGEERTEPAAPTGVLDKLFGKRLLQAGRYIMSHKAWMKTVPTENCDVLMTFPDTTDDHTLLWLLNHIRLGIPELIVQVRHHKHTRVYAFFVTATYESLLRGADEIGLRKPVKAEFGGGMRSFSCEEDYIYENIENELYFFTSQERQNIIRYWLENLRAKQGESLHNIHFLEGQPIIPELAARGVIQQVFPLHEQRILKRLMKTWVQAVCEAQPLDEICDYFGVKIAMYFAWLGFYTSAMVYPAVFGSILYTFTESDQTSQDICCVVFAIFNVIWATLFLEEWKRRGAEFAYKWGTLDTPAESIEEPRPQFRGIKRISPVTSAEEFYYPPWKRLLFQCLVSLPVCLACLSLVFLLMLGCFQLQEFVLSIQELPRIIRFLPKIVLAVIVTACDEVYKKIAYWLNDMENYRLQSAYEKHLIIKIVLFQFVNSYLSLFYIGFYLKDMERLKEMLATLLITRQFLQNVREVSQPHLYRRLRRGDLNLCSLRQLAHAVLHLLAPHRHPPAPPEGSRGEKKCLNGGCGVPEEEEEEEERRESDSEEESALDCGLKLKKVSFIEKAERRGGEPGGPEDESFLEEGSPTMVEKGMDPASVFELCEDEEETEGPPGSPVKAAEPAVVPRAGRRRRTAESREEEDGEEEGRRRNRASWIDPPEENYSTQLTQAEVESCMKKYEDTFQDYQEMFIQFGYVVLFSSAFPLAAMCALVNNIIEIRSDAFKLCTGLQRPFGQRVESIGQWQKVMEAMGVLAIVVNCYLIAQCGQLQRLFPWLSPEGAIISVVVLEHFVLFLKYIIQVAIPDIPAWVAEEMAKLEYQRREAFKKHERQAQHHFQQQQRRKREEEERQRHAEYQARKERESSRDEAKPEAAGQDPAHEKSQSKGKGSGGTSHGSDKPKRPSSLLATNNVMKLKQIIPLQGKFLSGGTGAGSTATARSPQSPTGSENKLPGFLSFKFLKSPETKRDTGTEKVQSPTKPFNPGKLFNFGKSEGAGGNGTAATASPQPRPGPSADTGERLVPSKSHLNGVPEEGGREEPESRAEEESGGYKL; encoded by the exons ATGCCCGAGCCGCCGGTAACAGCGCAGGACGGCGACCGACCCCGGCGGGTCCCGGTCGGAGAGGAAAGAACGGAACCGGCGGCTCCCACCGGCGTCCTGG ATAAGCTCTTCGGGAAGCGGCTGCTCCAGGCTGGGCGCTACATCATGTCCCACAAGGCCTGGATGAAGACGGTGCCCACGGAGAACTGCGATGTGCTCATGACTTTCCCCG ACACCACCGACGACCACACGCTGCTCTGGCTCCTGAACCACATCCGCCTTGGCATCCCTGAGCTCATCGTCCAGGTCCGGCACCACAAGCATACCCGTGTCTACGCCTTCTTCGTCACCGCCACCTACGAGAG ttTGCTGCGTGGGGCCGATGAGATCGGGCTGCGAAAGCCGGTGAAAGCCGAATTCGGTGGAGGCATGCGGAGTTTCTCCTGCGAGGAGGATTACATCTACGAGAACATTGAGAATGAGCTTTACTTCTTCACCTCTCAG GAACGGCAAAACATCATCAGGTACTGGCTGGAGAACCTGCGCGCCAAGCAGGGCGAGTCGCTGCACAACATCCACTTCCTCGAGGGGCAGCCCATCA TCCCAGAGCTGGCAGCCCGCGGCGTCATCCAGCAGGTCTTCCCCCTGCACGAGCAGAGGATCCTCAAGCGGCTCATGAAGACATGGGTGCAGGCAGTTTGTGAGGCCCAGCCGCTAG ATGAGATCTGCGACTACTTTGGGGTGAAAATCGCCATGTACTTCGCCTGGCTGGGCTTCTACACCTCGGCCATGGTGTACCCCGCCGTCTTCGGCTCCATCCTCTACACCTTCACTGAGAGCGACCAG ACCAGCCAGGACATCTGCTGCGTGGTCTTCGCCATCTTCAACGTCATCTGGGCCACCCTCTTCCTCGAGGAGTGGAAACGCCGCGGGGCCGAGTTCGCCTACAAGTGGGGGACGCTGGACACCCCGGCCGAGTCCATCGAGGAGCCCCGGCCCCAGTTCAGG GGCATTAAGAGAATCAGCCCCGTGACCAGCGCGGAGGAGTTTTACTACCCACCATGGAAGCGCTTGCTCTTCCAGTGCCTGGTCAGCCTCCCCGTCTGCCTCGCCTGCCTCTCCCTCGTCTTCCTCCTCATGCTGGGCTGCTTCCAGCTCCAG GAGTTTGTGCTGAGCATCCAGGAGCTGCCCCGGATCATCCGTTTCCTCCCCAAAATTGTCCTGGCTGTCATCGTCACCGCCTGCGACGAGGTTTACAAGAAGATTGCATATTGGTTGAACGACATGG aaaactACCGCCTGCAGAGTGCCTACGAGAAACACCTCATCATCAAAATCGTCCTG TTTCAGTTTGTAAATTCATACCTGAGTCTTTTCTACATCGGTTTCTACCTCAAAGACATGGAGCGGCTGAAGGAG atgctggccacgctgctcaTCACCCGCCAGTTCCTGCAGAACGTCAGGGAGGTGTCGCAGCCCCACTTGTACCGCCGGCTGCGCCGGGGGGACCTCAACCTCTGCAGCCTCCGCCAGCTCGCCCACGCCGTCCTCCATCTGCTCGCCCCCCACcgccaccccccagccccccccgagGGGTCACGGGGGGAGAAGAAGTGTCTGAATGGGGGCTGCGGGGTGccggaggaagaggaggaggaggaagagcggCGCGAGTCGGATTCGGAGGAGGAGAGCGCCCTGGATTGCGGGTTGAAGCTGAAGAAGGTGAGCTTCATCGAGAaggcggagcggcgcggcggaGAGCCCGGGGGCCCCGAGGACGAGAGCTTTCTTGAGGAGGGCAGCCCCACCATGGTGGAGAAGGGCATGGACCCTGCGTCCGTCTTTGAGCTGTgcgaggatgaggaggagaccGAAGGTCCCCCCGGTAGCCCGGTCAAGGCGGCAGAGCCGGCGGTGGTCCCACGGGCTGGCCGGAGGAGGCGGACGGCTGAGAGtcgggaggaggaggatggtgaGGAGGAAGGGCGGAGGCGCAACCGGGCGTCGTGGATTGACCCACCGGAGGAGAACTACTCCACGCAGCTGACGCAGgcggaggtggaaagctgcaTGAAGAAGTATGAG gaCACCTTCCAGGACTACCAGGAGATGTTCATCCAGTTCGGCTACGTGGTGCTCTTCTCCTCCGCCTTTCCCCTGGCTGCCATGTGCGCCCTGGTGAACAACATCATCGAGATCCGGAGCGATGCTTTCAAGCTGTGCACGGGGCTCCAGCGTCCCTTCGGCCAGCGGGTCGAGAGCATCGGGCAGTGGCAG AAGGTGATGGAGGCCATGGGCGTCCTGGCCATCGTGGTCAACTGCTACCTGATTGCCCAGTGTGGGCAGCTCCAGCGCCTCTTCCCCTGGCTCAGCCCTGAGGGAGCCATCATCTCCGTGGTGGTGCTGGAG CACTTCGTCCTGTTCCTGAAGTACATCATCCAAGTGGCCATCCCCGACATCCCTGCCTGGGTGGCCGAGGAGATGGCCAAGCTGGAGTACCAGCGCCGCGAGGCCTTTAAG AAGCACGAGCGGCAGGCGCAGCAccacttccagcagcagcagcggcgcaagcgggaggaggaggagaggcagcgGCACGCCGAGTACCAAGCCCGCAAGGAACGTGAGTCCAGCCGTGACGAGGCCAAGCCCGAGGCCGCCGGGCAGGACCCGGCCCACGAGAAGAGCCAGAGCAAAGGGAAGGGCTCCGGGGGCACCTCGCACGGCTCCGACAAGCCCAAACGACCCAGCTCCCTCTTGGCCACTAACAATGTGATGAAGCTGAAGCAGATCATCCCTTTGCAGGGCAAATTCCTCTCCGGGGGGACCGGGGCTGGCAGCACGGCCACTGCCAGGTCCCCCCAGTCCCCCACCGGCAGTGAGAACAAACTCCCTGGCTTCCTCAGCTTCAAGTTCCTGAAATCCCCCGAGACTAAGCGGGACACAGGGACTGAGAAGGTCCAGTCGCCCACCAAGCCATTCAATCCCGGCAAGCTCTTCAACTTTGGCAAGTCCGAAGGGGCCGGGGGCAACGGCACCGCAGCCactgcctccccccagccccggcccggcccctcgGCGGACACGGGCGAGCGGCTGGTCCCCAGCAAGTCCCATCTCAATGGGGTGCCAGAGGAGGGGGGCCGAGAGGAGCCGGAGAGCCGGGCGGAGGAGGAGAGCGGGGGCTATAAACTCTAA
- the ANO8 gene encoding anoctamin-8 isoform X3: protein MPEPPVTAQDGDRPRRVPVGEERTEPAAPTGVLDKLFGKRLLQAGRYIMSHKAWMKTVPTENCDVLMTFPDTTDDHTLLWLLNHIRLGIPELIVQVRHHKHTRVYAFFVTATYESLLRGADEIGLRKPVKAEFGGGMRSFSCEEDYIYENIENELYFFTSQERQNIIRYWLENLRAKQGESLHNIHFLEGQPIIPELAARGVIQQVFPLHEQRILKRLMKTWVQAVCEAQPLDEICDYFGVKIAMYFAWLGFYTSAMVYPAVFGSILYTFTESDQLVPSVLQTSQDICCVVFAIFNVIWATLFLEEWKRRGAEFAYKWGTLDTPAESIEEPRPQFRGIKRISPVTSAEEFYYPPWKRLLFQCLVSLPVCLACLSLVFLLMLGCFQLQEFVLSIQELPRIIRFLPKIVLAVIVTACDEVYKKIAYWLNDMENYRLQSAYEKHLIIKIVLFQFVNSYLSLFYIGFYLKDMERLKELLLIFSLSQSLVRQLKDALLPSILLHLHLSLIFFKGLLGFCWRLGVSKMLATLLITRQFLQNVREVSQPHLYRRLRRGDLNLCSLRQLAHAVLHLLAPHRHPPAPPEGSRGEKKCLNGGCGVPEEEEEEEERRESDSEEESALDCGLKLKKVSFIEKAERRGGEPGGPEDESFLEEGSPTMVEKGMDPASVFELCEDEEETEGPPGSPVKAAEPAVVPRAGRRRRTAESREEEDGEEEGRRRNRASWIDPPEENYSTQLTQAEVESCMKKYEDTFQDYQEMFIQFGYVVLFSSAFPLAAMCALVNNIIEIRSDAFKLCTGLQRPFGQRVESIGQWQKVMEAMGVLAIVVNCYLIAQCGQLQRLFPWLSPEGAIISVVVLEHFVLFLKYIIQVAIPDIPAWVAEEMAKLEYQRREAFKKHERQAQHHFQQQQRRKREEEERQRHAEYQARKERESSRDEAKPEAAGQDPAHEKSQSKGKGSGGTSHGSDKPKRPSSLLATNNVMKLKQIIPLQGKFLSGGTGAGSTATARSPQSPTGSENKLPGFLSFKFLKSPETKRDTGTEKVQSPTKPFNPGKLFNFGKSEGAGGNGTAATASPQPRPGPSADTGERLVPSKSHLNGVPEEGGREEPESRAEEESGGYKL, encoded by the exons ATGCCCGAGCCGCCGGTAACAGCGCAGGACGGCGACCGACCCCGGCGGGTCCCGGTCGGAGAGGAAAGAACGGAACCGGCGGCTCCCACCGGCGTCCTGG ATAAGCTCTTCGGGAAGCGGCTGCTCCAGGCTGGGCGCTACATCATGTCCCACAAGGCCTGGATGAAGACGGTGCCCACGGAGAACTGCGATGTGCTCATGACTTTCCCCG ACACCACCGACGACCACACGCTGCTCTGGCTCCTGAACCACATCCGCCTTGGCATCCCTGAGCTCATCGTCCAGGTCCGGCACCACAAGCATACCCGTGTCTACGCCTTCTTCGTCACCGCCACCTACGAGAG ttTGCTGCGTGGGGCCGATGAGATCGGGCTGCGAAAGCCGGTGAAAGCCGAATTCGGTGGAGGCATGCGGAGTTTCTCCTGCGAGGAGGATTACATCTACGAGAACATTGAGAATGAGCTTTACTTCTTCACCTCTCAG GAACGGCAAAACATCATCAGGTACTGGCTGGAGAACCTGCGCGCCAAGCAGGGCGAGTCGCTGCACAACATCCACTTCCTCGAGGGGCAGCCCATCA TCCCAGAGCTGGCAGCCCGCGGCGTCATCCAGCAGGTCTTCCCCCTGCACGAGCAGAGGATCCTCAAGCGGCTCATGAAGACATGGGTGCAGGCAGTTTGTGAGGCCCAGCCGCTAG ATGAGATCTGCGACTACTTTGGGGTGAAAATCGCCATGTACTTCGCCTGGCTGGGCTTCTACACCTCGGCCATGGTGTACCCCGCCGTCTTCGGCTCCATCCTCTACACCTTCACTGAGAGCGACCAG TTGGTGCCATCCGTCCTGCAGACCAGCCAGGACATCTGCTGCGTGGTCTTCGCCATCTTCAACGTCATCTGGGCCACCCTCTTCCTCGAGGAGTGGAAACGCCGCGGGGCCGAGTTCGCCTACAAGTGGGGGACGCTGGACACCCCGGCCGAGTCCATCGAGGAGCCCCGGCCCCAGTTCAGG GGCATTAAGAGAATCAGCCCCGTGACCAGCGCGGAGGAGTTTTACTACCCACCATGGAAGCGCTTGCTCTTCCAGTGCCTGGTCAGCCTCCCCGTCTGCCTCGCCTGCCTCTCCCTCGTCTTCCTCCTCATGCTGGGCTGCTTCCAGCTCCAG GAGTTTGTGCTGAGCATCCAGGAGCTGCCCCGGATCATCCGTTTCCTCCCCAAAATTGTCCTGGCTGTCATCGTCACCGCCTGCGACGAGGTTTACAAGAAGATTGCATATTGGTTGAACGACATGG aaaactACCGCCTGCAGAGTGCCTACGAGAAACACCTCATCATCAAAATCGTCCTG TTTCAGTTTGTAAATTCATACCTGAGTCTTTTCTACATCGGTTTCTACCTCAAAGACATGGAGCGGCTGAAGGAG CTCCTGCtcatcttctctctctcccaaaGCCTCGTGCGTCAGCTCAAAGACgctctccttccctccatcctcctccacctccacctCTCTCTCATCTTCTTTAAGGGCCTCCTGGGCTTTTGCTGGAGACTGGGAGTATCCAAA atgctggccacgctgctcaTCACCCGCCAGTTCCTGCAGAACGTCAGGGAGGTGTCGCAGCCCCACTTGTACCGCCGGCTGCGCCGGGGGGACCTCAACCTCTGCAGCCTCCGCCAGCTCGCCCACGCCGTCCTCCATCTGCTCGCCCCCCACcgccaccccccagccccccccgagGGGTCACGGGGGGAGAAGAAGTGTCTGAATGGGGGCTGCGGGGTGccggaggaagaggaggaggaggaagagcggCGCGAGTCGGATTCGGAGGAGGAGAGCGCCCTGGATTGCGGGTTGAAGCTGAAGAAGGTGAGCTTCATCGAGAaggcggagcggcgcggcggaGAGCCCGGGGGCCCCGAGGACGAGAGCTTTCTTGAGGAGGGCAGCCCCACCATGGTGGAGAAGGGCATGGACCCTGCGTCCGTCTTTGAGCTGTgcgaggatgaggaggagaccGAAGGTCCCCCCGGTAGCCCGGTCAAGGCGGCAGAGCCGGCGGTGGTCCCACGGGCTGGCCGGAGGAGGCGGACGGCTGAGAGtcgggaggaggaggatggtgaGGAGGAAGGGCGGAGGCGCAACCGGGCGTCGTGGATTGACCCACCGGAGGAGAACTACTCCACGCAGCTGACGCAGgcggaggtggaaagctgcaTGAAGAAGTATGAG gaCACCTTCCAGGACTACCAGGAGATGTTCATCCAGTTCGGCTACGTGGTGCTCTTCTCCTCCGCCTTTCCCCTGGCTGCCATGTGCGCCCTGGTGAACAACATCATCGAGATCCGGAGCGATGCTTTCAAGCTGTGCACGGGGCTCCAGCGTCCCTTCGGCCAGCGGGTCGAGAGCATCGGGCAGTGGCAG AAGGTGATGGAGGCCATGGGCGTCCTGGCCATCGTGGTCAACTGCTACCTGATTGCCCAGTGTGGGCAGCTCCAGCGCCTCTTCCCCTGGCTCAGCCCTGAGGGAGCCATCATCTCCGTGGTGGTGCTGGAG CACTTCGTCCTGTTCCTGAAGTACATCATCCAAGTGGCCATCCCCGACATCCCTGCCTGGGTGGCCGAGGAGATGGCCAAGCTGGAGTACCAGCGCCGCGAGGCCTTTAAG AAGCACGAGCGGCAGGCGCAGCAccacttccagcagcagcagcggcgcaagcgggaggaggaggagaggcagcgGCACGCCGAGTACCAAGCCCGCAAGGAACGTGAGTCCAGCCGTGACGAGGCCAAGCCCGAGGCCGCCGGGCAGGACCCGGCCCACGAGAAGAGCCAGAGCAAAGGGAAGGGCTCCGGGGGCACCTCGCACGGCTCCGACAAGCCCAAACGACCCAGCTCCCTCTTGGCCACTAACAATGTGATGAAGCTGAAGCAGATCATCCCTTTGCAGGGCAAATTCCTCTCCGGGGGGACCGGGGCTGGCAGCACGGCCACTGCCAGGTCCCCCCAGTCCCCCACCGGCAGTGAGAACAAACTCCCTGGCTTCCTCAGCTTCAAGTTCCTGAAATCCCCCGAGACTAAGCGGGACACAGGGACTGAGAAGGTCCAGTCGCCCACCAAGCCATTCAATCCCGGCAAGCTCTTCAACTTTGGCAAGTCCGAAGGGGCCGGGGGCAACGGCACCGCAGCCactgcctccccccagccccggcccggcccctcgGCGGACACGGGCGAGCGGCTGGTCCCCAGCAAGTCCCATCTCAATGGGGTGCCAGAGGAGGGGGGCCGAGAGGAGCCGGAGAGCCGGGCGGAGGAGGAGAGCGGGGGCTATAAACTCTAA
- the DDA1 gene encoding DET1- and DDB1-associated protein 1 isoform X2, producing MADFLKGLPVYNKSNFSRFHADSVCKASNRRPSVYLPTREYPSEQIIVTEKTNILLRYLHQQWDKKNAAKKRDQEQVEIEGENSAPPRKIARTDSQDMNEDT from the exons ATG GCAGATTTTTTGAAAGGATTACCAGTCTATAACAAAAGCAACTTCAGCAGATTCCATGCGGATTCTGTATGTAAAGCATCA AATAGAAGACCATCGGTATATCTTCCCACGAGAGAATATCCATCTGAACAAA TCATAGtaacagaaaagacaaatataCTTTTGCGTTATTTACATCAGCAGTGGGACAAAAAG AATGCAGCAAAGAAGAGAGATCAAGAGCAAGTGGAAATAGAAGGTGAGAATTCGGCGCCGCCACGGAAAATCGCTCGGACAGACAGCCAGGATATGAATGAGGACACTTAA
- the DDA1 gene encoding DET1- and DDB1-associated protein 1 isoform X1, whose translation MVGADFLKGLPVYNKSNFSRFHADSVCKASNRRPSVYLPTREYPSEQIIVTEKTNILLRYLHQQWDKKNAAKKRDQEQVEIEGENSAPPRKIARTDSQDMNEDT comes from the exons ATGGTAGGT GCAGATTTTTTGAAAGGATTACCAGTCTATAACAAAAGCAACTTCAGCAGATTCCATGCGGATTCTGTATGTAAAGCATCA AATAGAAGACCATCGGTATATCTTCCCACGAGAGAATATCCATCTGAACAAA TCATAGtaacagaaaagacaaatataCTTTTGCGTTATTTACATCAGCAGTGGGACAAAAAG AATGCAGCAAAGAAGAGAGATCAAGAGCAAGTGGAAATAGAAGGTGAGAATTCGGCGCCGCCACGGAAAATCGCTCGGACAGACAGCCAGGATATGAATGAGGACACTTAA
- the MRPL34 gene encoding large ribosomal subunit protein bL34m has product MAALGRLWPRAVGGRFFLLQQAAACPFQLRTASVLSSSLELPLRSHLSFKPARIGAGLASSWNHQQIRTKARGNEYQPNNRKRKRTHGWIKRISTPGGIEVILRRMLKGRKSLSH; this is encoded by the exons ATGGCGGCGCTGGGCCGCCTCTGGCCGCGGGCTGTTGGCGGCAG ATTTTTCCTACTGCAGCAAGCTGCAgcctgccctttccagctccGAACAGCCTCGGTTCTCTCAAGTTCCCTGGAGCTGCCTCTTAGAAGCCATCTGTCCTTCAAGCCTGCACGCATCGGTGCCGGCCTGGCGTCTTCCTGGAACCACCAACAAATCCGCACAAAAGCGCGTGGGAACGAGTATCAGCCCAACAACCGCAAGCGCAAGCGAACCCACGGCTGGATCAAGCGCATCAGCACACCAGGCGGCATCGAGGTTATCCTCCGACGCATGCTGAAGGGCAGAAAGTCCCTGAGCCACTGA